In one window of Bifidobacterium sp. WK041_4_12 DNA:
- a CDS encoding AAA family ATPase gives MRTADKGPLTHDDEQRARQFADIIRSRFAQTLIGQDNLRESLIVTMVAGGHILIESVPGLAKTTAAQTLATSVSGSFKRVQCTPDLMPSDLVGTQVFDFSTQHFTTMIGPIHANFVLLDEINRSNAKTQSAMLEAMAEGTTTIGGEAIKLPKPFMVIATQNPIEEEGTYNLPEAQMDRFMMKAVMTYPSAEDEQKMLQLLTKRGTDTVNTETLGADIISIKDVEFLRTAARKVHVSDAIMNYAVDLAATSRGAGTHPIQGLANLVRLGASPRASIALTRIGQANALLAGRDFVIPEDIKAYVHEVLRHRILLTFEALADGVASDEVIDSIVQAVPVP, from the coding sequence ATGCGCACAGCTGACAAAGGGCCACTCACCCATGATGACGAGCAGCGTGCTCGACAATTCGCTGACATCATTCGCTCGCGATTCGCTCAAACACTCATTGGTCAGGACAATCTTCGTGAATCCCTGATTGTCACCATGGTCGCCGGTGGTCACATTCTTATAGAATCAGTTCCCGGTCTGGCCAAGACCACGGCCGCACAGACCTTGGCAACATCGGTGTCGGGCAGCTTCAAGCGAGTGCAGTGCACCCCCGATCTGATGCCTTCCGACCTCGTGGGCACTCAGGTTTTTGATTTCTCGACGCAGCACTTCACCACCATGATTGGCCCCATTCACGCCAACTTCGTTCTACTTGACGAAATCAATCGTTCCAACGCCAAAACGCAGTCAGCAATGCTCGAAGCCATGGCTGAGGGTACGACGACCATCGGCGGAGAAGCCATCAAGCTTCCCAAGCCATTCATGGTTATCGCTACGCAGAACCCCATCGAAGAAGAAGGCACCTACAACCTTCCCGAGGCACAGATGGACCGTTTCATGATGAAGGCCGTCATGACATATCCAAGCGCTGAAGACGAGCAGAAGATGCTCCAGCTGCTCACCAAGCGCGGTACAGATACGGTGAACACTGAGACTCTTGGCGCTGACATCATCTCTATCAAGGATGTCGAATTCCTGCGTACGGCTGCCCGCAAGGTACATGTTTCCGACGCAATCATGAACTATGCCGTCGATCTGGCCGCAACAAGCCGTGGAGCGGGAACTCACCCCATTCAGGGTCTTGCGAACCTGGTCCGTCTGGGTGCAAGCCCTCGAGCCTCAATCGCCCTGACCCGCATTGGTCAGGCAAACGCCTTGCTTGCAGGTCGTGATTTCGTCATTCCCGAGGACATCAAGGCTTACGTGCACGAGGTGCTTCGTCACCGCATTCTGCTCACATTCGAGGCTTTGGCCGACGGCGTTGCAAGCGATGAGGTGATTGATTCCATCGTGCAGGCGGTGCCAGTACCATGA